The sequence GCGTTCACCATCGTCGGTCCGTCGGGCGACGATGACGACGAGGACGACGATTCATCGGACGACGACATTGCCGGTGACGACGACGACCAAACGCCCGATGACGACGATGACGGCGACGACGACGATGACGGATGCGGTTGTTAGGCGAAAATGATAACGGCGACGCCGGCCGGGCGTCGCCGTTGTCACTCGTCGGATTCGATCAGGAAGCGTGCTCGAGCGCGCGCCCGCCGGAGCGGATTCCGCGCATGACGACCTCGATCATTTCGTCGATGGACTTCTCCGCGTCGCCGGGGCTTTCGATGCGCGTGCCCCACAAGGCGTCCATCAACATTCGTTTGTGGAAATAGGACAGGCACGCACTCGTGAGCAGAAACGCCACGCGTCGGACATCGACGTCGCCGCGGAACTGGCCCTTCGTCTTGCCGAGTTCGACCGCCGACAACAGATCGCCGAGCCCCTCACGCAGCAGATCGACGGATTGCTGATAGCGCGCGTCGCTGCGTCCATCGGCGAGGCTCGCCCAGGCCAGGAGTCTCGCGAGTCCCGTGTTCTGGGCGAGCGTTCGGAAGAAGTGGCGAATGATCGCGATCACGTGCGCCTCGGGATCGGCTCCCGGCTCCACCGACGCGCGCTCGGCGTCGATCATGCGACGGAAGTTGATGCGCAGGACCTCGAAATAGAGGTCGTCCTTGTTGCCGTAATACAAGTAGAGCAGACGCTTGTTCGCGCCGGCTTCACGGGCGATTTCGTCCACGCGGGCGCCGTCGAATCCCTTCTTGACGAAGACCTTCTCAGCCGCCTCGATGATGCGCTTTCGGGTCTGTTCCGCATCGCGTTTGCGAGGAGGATTCTGCATGGCTGACTCCGTTGCGGGCGGCGAGACCCGCGCAAGACGCTGTTCACCAGTCGTAAGTGACGTGCATTCTGTCTATTACGCGAGATACTGGTCGGTCGGTCCAC is a genomic window of Deltaproteobacteria bacterium containing:
- a CDS encoding TetR/AcrR family transcriptional regulator, translated to MQNPPRKRDAEQTRKRIIEAAEKVFVKKGFDGARVDEIAREAGANKRLLYLYYGNKDDLYFEVLRINFRRMIDAERASVEPGADPEAHVIAIIRHFFRTLAQNTGLARLLAWASLADGRSDARYQQSVDLLREGLGDLLSAVELGKTKGQFRGDVDVRRVAFLLTSACLSYFHKRMLMDALWGTRIESPGDAEKSIDEMIEVVMRGIRSGGRALEHAS